The DNA window CATAACTCGCTCCTGGCAGGACAACATCGGCAAGCTCCGCTGTTTCAGTCATAAAAATATCCTGAACGACGAGAAAGTCTAGTGCTTCGAGACCTTTTTGTACATGACTGATGTTGGGATCTGAAACCATCGGATTTTCTCCGAGTACGTAAAGAGCTTTTATTTTACCCTCCATAGCCAGGTTGGGGACTGCTGTCACCGTCACACCGACTTTATCCGGAAGATTTTTTACATTCCATGCTTGTTCAAATTTCTCTTTGACCTTTGGATCAGTGACGGGCTGGTATCCGCTGTACACATTCGGAAGACCTCCCATGTCGCAGGCGCCCTGGACATTGTTCTGGCCGCGCAGGGGATTGACTCCCGTTGAAGGTTTCCCTATGTTGCCTGTAAGCATGGCGAGATTAGCGCACGATTTGACGTTGTCGACTCCGGTCGTGTGCTGGGTTATGCCCATGCAGTATATTATGCTGGACTTTTTACTTCGGGCAAAAGCTCTCGCCGCTTCAGCCAATTGAATAGCCGGAATACCTGAAATTTTTTCGACGTATTCAGGAGTGTATTTTTCGACGGTCTTTTTCAGTTCTTCGTATCCCTCGGTAAAATCCGCAATAAACTTACTGTCTTCAAGCCTTTCTCTGATTATGACGTTCATCATTCCGTTAATCCACGCGACGTCAGTACCATATTTGGGCGTCAGGTGGTATTTCGCATGTTTTGAAAGCTGGATGCCTCTCGGATCCACGAGAATCAACGTAGCTTTTTTATTTCTGACAGCGTTGATTATCCTCGAACCTATAAGAGGATGCTGTTCGGTCGTGTTGGAGCCTATAATCAGAAAAACGTCTCCGTCTTCGAACTCGTCTATTGAGTTCGTCATCGCCCCTGAGCCCAATGTCGCAGCGAGACCCGCTACGGTTGAAGAGTGTCAAAGACGGGCACAGTGATCTATATTGTTTGTTTTAAAGACAGCTCTCGCCATCTTCTGCATGAGATAATTCTCTTCATTTGAACATTTGGCTGAAGTGAAAAATGCCAAACTGTCCGGACCGGATTCTTCGTAATGCTTTTTGAATTTCTTCGCGGTCAGAGACAGAGCTTCCTTCCATGAAGCTTTCCTGAATTTTCCGTTTTCTTTTATCAATGGATCAGTAAGTCTATCGGGGTGCTGGACAAATTCCGAGGCGTTCCAGCCTTTAACGCAAAGACTGCCTTTATTGACCGGATGATTCTTGCTCGGAACAACACCCGTTATCCTGCCGTCTTTGACCTTAAAGTAGAAACCGCATCCGCATCCGCAATAGATACACGTTGTCAGTATCTGCTTTTCAGCGGACAAAAAATCCTCCTTTTTTTAACATTGGACTGAATCATGAGACATTCCATATTAAAATTCACCATCACACCTGTCAAGTTTAGATTCGAAATCAAATGTTTCAAAACAACTCATAAAAGCAATTCCAGTTGACTTTTTTCCCCTCACGCTTGAAAATAGCATCAAATCTGACGGAAGGACCGGAACTGGTCTGACAAAAGGAGAAAATATGCCTCAAACAGAAAAATCCTGCAGATCTTCAAAACTTGTTAGCCGTCTCGGAGTCGTCGGTATTTTCATTTATTCCCCGGACAGCGCCAGAGAAGTAAACAATGTGCTTTCAGAGTTTTCCATGTTTATCAAGGGAAGGCTCGGTATACCTTCGGTCAACAGCAGTCCGAAAATCAACGTCATAGCAGTAGTCTTTGAAGGGACTACTGACGAGTTAGGATCTTTGACCGGAAAACTCGGAAATCTTGAAGGCGTTGAAACCAAAACTCTTTTATCAAAAAGAGAACTTTAACCGGAGAAAAAATATGCGAAAAGAAAAAGATTTCCTCGGAGAAATTGAGCTTCCCGATGACTACCCTTTCGGCATTCACACGCGAAGAGCGGAAATAAATTTCAGATTTTCCGACGCCAAGATGAGAGAAGACCTTTTCAGAAGCGTAATAACCGTTAAAAGTGCATGCGCAGAGGCCAACATGAAAGCGGGGCTTCTTGAAAAAAACAAAGCCAGGGCTATAATAAGCGCATGTGAACAGCTTCTTTCCGGCAATGATTCACTGGCACCGTCAATACACCCTTTTCAGGGAGGCGCGGGAACGTCTTCAAACATGTCCGCCAATGAATTAATAGCCAACACGGCGCTTAAAATCTCCGGAAAAGAATTCGGTGATTACCGGTTCATATCACCACTCGACGATGTAAATCTTTCTCAGTCCACAAACGATGTCTATCCTACGGCTGTGAAAATTTCACTCCTCAAGTCACTGAGAAAACTACACTCGTCAATTGAAACATTCCTTGCCTCTCTTCAGAAAAAGGAAAAGGAATTTTCAGGCATACTTAAAATCGGCAGGACAGAACTGCAAGACGCAATGCCCGTTTCGCTGGGGCAGGAATTTTCAGCCTGGGCAGACGCAATTTCGAGGTTCAGATGGAGGATTAACAAAGCGATCGATTGGATAAGAGAGGTCAATATTTCGGGTACTGCGGTCGGAACCTCCATTAACGCGGACAGAAAATATTCCGTTTTTGTAATTGACGAGCTAAGAAAAATTACAGAAGAACCTCTTTCACTATCGAGAAACCTCGTGGACGGAACTCAGAACACGGATCAGATAATCGAAGTTTCGGGCATTATAAAGACGGGTGCAGTAACAGTGAAAAAATTCGCTTCGGACATCAGACTGCTTTCGAGCGGTCCTGATTGCGGATTTGCAGAACTCATATTACCCGCCATGCAGGCGGGATCTTCAATAATGCCTGGAAAAATCAATCCGGTAATTTTCGAAGCTGCGGAACAGATATGCCTGCACGTCATTGCCTGCGATCATTCCGTTTCAACCGCAGCTTCCGAGAGCAATCTCGAACTGCCCCAGTTTCTTCCTTACATCGCTCATGTTTTACTTGAAAATATTGAAATGTTCTCAAACTGCCTCGTCAAAATTTCAGAATCAACAGAATTATTAACACCTAACAGGGAAAGAATAAAGCGCTACGTCGAAAATTCATTCGCCGTTGCCACTCTGCTCTCTCCAATTGTCGGCCACGAGAAAATGGCGGAGATAGTTTCACGTGCGAGAAAGGAAGACAGGAATATTGTGGAGATCATTCGCTCTGAAAAGATTTTGGATCCTGAAAAATTAGACAAACTTCTCAATCCCGAAATTATGGCTTCTCCAGGAATGCCTTTTTTGGAGGAATAAGATGAAAAGCAGAACGATTAGAGGAGACAGACTCCACATCGGTATTTTCGGGAAAAGAAACGCCGGCAAATCATCTCTTATAAACGCTTTGAGCGGTCAAAATACAGCGATAGTCTCGGAAGTACCGGGTACAACAACAGATCCGGTTTTTAAATCCATGGAACTTGCCCCACTGGGTCCGGTCGTCATGATAGACACGGCAGGAATTGACGACGCCGATGATGGTTTGGGAAAATTGCGAAAAGACAGAACTGAAAAAATCCTTGAAAAGACTGATCTCGCTGTCCTTATAATAGACGTCGAAACCGACAATTTTAATTTCGAAAATGAACTTGTCGCAGGTTTCGAAAAAGAAAACATCCCGTTCATCATCGCCCTTAATAAAACAGATTTGAATACGTCCCGCGAGACCCAGAAATGGCTTTTTGGAAAAGCTTTTGTCAGGATAGTCTCGACCGAAGGAAAAGGAATTGAAGACCTTAAAAAAAGAATAATTCAAGTTGCGCCCTCTGAGTGGGAAAGACCGTTTGTGTCCGACCTCATTCACCCCGAAGAAATGGTACTTCTTGTCACCCCCATAGATTTAGGCGCCCCCAAGGGCAGACTGATCATGCCTCAGGTAAAAGCGCTGAGAGACATTCTCGATTCCGACGCAATCCCGGTTATGTGCAAAGAAAGGGAATTGCCGGCAACTCTTGGCAAACTAAGGGAAAAACCGTCTCTTGTGATTACCGATTCCCAGGTTTTTCCTCAAGTTGCCGCAGACGTACCCGATGACATACTCCTTACTTCGTTCTCGATTCTTTCCATCAGGCAAAAAGGCGATTTGAATCAGATGGTAGAGGGAGTTCAGACTGTCAAAAATCTCAAACCCGGCGACAAGGTCCTGATAGCCGAAGCCTGTTCGCACCACCCTCTTGAAGATGACATAGGCAGGATTAAAATCCCGAGATGGCTCAACGCCTACGTAGGGGGAAGTCTTGAAATATCCACCGTTCCCGGATACGAATATCCCTCGAACCTGAAAGAATACAAACTCGTCGTTCATTGCGGTGCGTGCACTCTCAACAGGAAAGAGATGCTGAAAAGGCAGGAAAAAGCCCGCGAAGCAGGTGTTCCAATAACAAACTACGGGGTTTTAATATCCTATCTCAAATCTGTTTTTCCGAGAGCTCTGAAACCTTTTCCAGAAATATATTCTCTTTTCACAGACAAAGGAAGTCAGGCTGAAAGAAATGCAGCCAAAATAATGGCTGGGCTCACTGAAATTTGAAAGGAGCATGATATGGACACGGCATTCATAGATCACGCAAAAATTTTCAGCTACCTCCAAAATACAAAGGAGCCCGATTATAAAGAAGTTTCGGAGATAACTGATCACGCAAAAGAAATGAAAGGCATTTCGTACGAGGAAGCTGAAAGACTTCTTATGGTCGCCAATCAAGATTCAAGGCAGTTACTTCTCGACACGGCTAATTACATAAAGAATGAAATCTACGGAAAACGGCTCGTTCTTTTTGCTCCACTCTACGTTTCAAACCTGTGCAACAACGAATGTCTTTACTGTGCTTTCAGAAAGAGCAACAAGGAAATTTCGAGAAAAACCCTGACTCATGACGAAATAAGAAAAGAAGTGGAAGCCCTCATCGGTCAAGGGCATAAAAGAGTCCTTCTTGTTTCCGGTGAAGGGCTCGGAGAAGACGCTCTCGACTACTCCGTCAAGGCCATAGAAACCATATATTCAATCAAAGTGGGAGACGGTGAAATCAGAAGAATAAACATAAACATAGCGCCCCTGTCAGTTGAAGGATTCAAAAAACTCAAGGCCGCAAAAATAGGAACCTACCAGCTTTTTCAGGAAACTTACCACTTCGACACTTATAAAAAAATGCACCCCAAGGGTCGCAAATCTGACTACATATTCCACCTGACAGCTATGGACAGAGCCATGGAAGCCGGAATAGACGACGTCGGAGTCGGTATTCTTTTCGGACTCTACGACTATAAATTCGAAGTGATGGCTCTGCTTCAACACATAAAACACCTCGAAGAAAAATTCGGGGTCGGCTGTCACACAATTTCAATACCGCGTCTCGAACCGGCGACGGGATCATACATAGCGTCACATCCGCCTTACGTCCTCAGCGATGATGACTTCATGAAAATAATCGCTATTCTGAGAATAACCGTCCCTTACACAGGAATGATTCTGAGTACCAGAGAAAACGCTGAAATGAGGAGGAAGGCGTTCAGTTTAGGTATATCACAGATAAGCGCCGGATCGAGGACAAATCCCGGAGGATACACAGATCCTTCATCTACGGGTCAGTTTTCTTTGGGTGACCACAGAAATCTGGAGGAGGTCATCACGGACATGGTCGATTACGGTTACGTGCCTTCATTCTGTACGGGATGCTACAGACTCGGAAGAACTGGAAAGGATTTTATGGATCTCGCAAAACCCGGCCTTATAAAACTATACTGCCTGCCCAACGCTCTTTCTACTTTTAAAGAATACCTCGTCAATTACGCGTCCTCGCCGCTACGCGAGAAAGGCGACAAACTAATTGAATCCATGCTGTCCGACATCCCGAAAGAAGACGTGAGGACAAAAACAAAAAACAATCTTGAGTTAATAAGCCAGGGGGCGCAGGATCTTTACTTATAAAGCCTAAAAATTAAGCTTTTTTCGGGACTTTTCAGAGAATAACAATGTCAGCTAATGCCTTGGCTTGTTCGGCGCTTTTTTTCTTCTCCCTGCAATGTCCTTCGATGAAAACAGATACGTCAGGATTAATGTATTTTAGAACCGAGTTGCCTTCGATCAACAGATATTCGGTTTTTCCCTTTGCAGACAAATCCGTAATAAAAGCGAGTCCTTCCATCATATCCGAAAAAAGAATTTCAGGTCTTTCGGGATTACTTTTGCCGTGACCGAATTTAACCGTTACGGCCTTATTAACAGGGAGTTTTTTGAGCAGAGCTCTCAACGCAGTCGTTTTACCTGCTCCACTACATGAGCCTGAGATTGTAATAATTTTCATCTTTTTTCTCGTCTATTAATTAAAACAACCGAGCTGGCAGGAGACTATTTTTATCTTCAATCTATTGCAGATTCTTCCGATTTCCGAAGGTTCGATGCCCAGTTCGGATGCCACATCGAAAGCTTCCGCACACTTAAGACATTCTTTGCCTTCCGAAATGAACAGCTTTTCTCTGATTTTTTTTTCAATCTCTTCCGGTGTCATAACAATCTCCTTTTTCAGATCATCTGTATTTTCCTGGAGTCAGAAAATAATCCCTGCCTTCGATATATTTTACAAGATTTTCAACGTGCTTTTCTATTTCAACGGCTGTTTTGCAGTAATCTTCGAAAGCTTTCCCCCACGGATCTGCGACGGCGTTTTTTTCGCACGAGAACTCTGCCAAAAGCTTTGTCTTTCCGGCTCCACCGTTTATTTCGACTTTTTTCTGTATTTCCGAGTCCATGGTCAATATCAGGTCGGCCCATTCGACATCTTTTTTATTTAATTTTTTGGGTTTTCCCTGAAAATCTATTTTGTGTCTTTCTTTCAGAGCTTTTCTCGCATTTTCCGAATAATTTGTGCTGATTTTTTTTACCCTTATTCCGACTGATTTCACACATAATTGCAGTTTCGATTTTTCAGTTTTCTTCCTGAAAAATGCCTCGGCGATAGGACTTCTGCATGTGTTGCCGGTGCAGACAAACATAACTCTGATCGGGTCCGATGCCTCGTATCTGATTTCCATGCCGGTTATCGCGCTTATTACAAACGGGCTAATCTCTCCTTTTCTCATGACAATTATTTTTCCCACGGTAGGTTCGATCACGGTCGAAGGAGGTCTGCGGGGAATTCGCCGATTCATATCCAGCGCCAAAATATCTTCTCCCGAAAACATCGATGATATCTCAAAAAGATTTGACGGGCTTTCTTCCCCGGACAAATTTACCGAAGTGGCCATAACAAAATTCAATGCTTTTATCAGGTCCAGAGGAGCCGGTTTTTTTGGGACTCTGACGGCGATTTTACCTTTTTCGTCGAGAAGATGAGGCGGCACCTTTTTTGATGCCTTCCCGACGACGGTTAGCGAACCGGGCCAATATTTTTGAGTCAATCCGTAAAGACGCGGATTGAAATTTTCAAACAGACGGTAAGCGCTTTCAATAGAAGGTGACAATACAGGAATTTTTTTATCCGGTTGCCTTTTTTTCAGATCCAAGACTTTTTTATAGGCTTTTTTGTTTTCTGGATCGAAAGCGAATCCCCAGACAGTGTCCGTCGGTATCAGAACCGTTTCACCCGACAAAACGGCAAAAAATGCCTCGAGTTTATTACATTCGATCAACGGCGTAAAAATTCTCCCTTAATTTTTTTATTTTTTCTTTTAATACATTGTTGCCGAGGGCGAGAATTTCGACAGCGAAAATAGCCGCATTTTTTGCGCCTGCTTTATCGAGGCTCATAGCCGCTACGGGAACTCCCCCAGGCATTTGAACGATTGATAAAATACTGTCTATGCCCCGCAGCGGTGAAGAACTGACAGGAACGGAGATCACCGGCAGTATTGTCCAGCTCGCGACAACCCCTCCCAAATGAGCTGCGTAACCCGCAACTGTTATTACCACCTTGAATCCTCTGCTTTCCGCGTTTTTTGCCAGTTCGGCAGTTTTCTCCGGAGTTCTGTGAGCTGAAGAAACTTCCAAAACGCTGTCCACTCCGAAGCTGTCAAGAGTCTCTTTCACGGTGTCGGCAATTTCAGAATCCGATTTGGATCCGGTAATTATAAGCACTTCAGTCATTATTTACCCCCAAAAGGTCTTGAAGTTTTTTTGAATCCGGCGACTGCCTGATTTTTTGCAATGCTTTTTCCTTGATTTGTCTGACTCTTTCCCTGGAAACACCTAATTCATTGCCGATTTTTTCGAAAGAAGCGGGAGAATAATCCTGAAGGCCAAAGTACATTCTCAAAACCAACTGCTCTCTCTCCGTCAGTTCTTTCATCAGTTTATTGACTTCCTGCTGTTCAACTTTCTTCAGGTAGAATTCTTCAGGAGAAGGATAATACCCCAGTAAATTATCATTGAAATAAGAACTCGCGGAATCGAGAGACAGATCTTTCTGGGCGTACTCATAGGCTTCCTCTATGTCCCGGGAATTAACTTTGAGTTTTTCGGCAAGTTCACTAACAGTATATTTGGAATTCTCTGCGTCAAAACCGAATTCCCTGCCTTCTTTCAGTATTCTTCTCAGCTTTCCCGCTCTGTTGAAAGGTATCGAATACAACCTCTGATGAGTAATTATGTAATGCAAAATGTGCTGTCTTATCCACCATACCGCGTATGATATGAATTTGATGCCACGATCTGAATCGAATTTATTTGCGGCTTTTATAAGACCTATGTTTCCTTCGTTAACAAGATCCGTAATTATTTTTTTTTCCCTGTCGTAGTGAAGAGCTATTGACACGACAAATCTAAGGTTTGCTTTGACCAGTTTGTTGACGGCCTCACGTTTTTCATTCAAACTGCCATATTTGATTTTTCTGCCTACTTCGTTTTCTTCTTCCGGCGAAAGCATTTTTTCTTTCCTTATCTCTTCGAGATATTTTTCAAATGTGTCTTCAGATATTGAAATTTTCGCAGGGAGATTTTTTTCAAGAGACGGCGCGGGAAGAAATTTTTCCTGAAAAGCAGAAGGCAAAGAAAGAGAAGCCTTTTTATTGTTTCTCTTTTTCATTTTCCGCTTCTTTCATTTCTTTTAGTCCGTTCAATCATACATCCATATATCGTCAAAGGGTGTAGCTTCTCTGAGTTTAGCTTTCTCGTTAAGCAAAAAAATGTTTTTGCCTTCAAGGGGATTCGATGAAAGCATATCGGTGATTTCCAGAGAAATCTCGGGAAAATCCTGGCCGAACGGTCTAAACGAGGCGAGGGTGAGAAGAACCTCATCGTTCAATTCGGATTTATCAGTTATGATATCTATCCTGAAGCGTTTTTCAATTTTTTCATGGTCAGGCGTTCGGCTCAAACTTTCAAAAAAACCGACAACTTTCTCGCTTTTTATTTTTGCTCCACAGGCTTTTTTATGACCGCCAAAAGAATTAAAAAAATGTCCGTTGTTTTCCAATACAGTCAGTGCGTCTCCACTGCAGGCTCTCGCTTCCACAGTTTCAAAACCTTCTTCGTCGAGCGCTCCGACGGCGAACACTTTCTTCCCTTCCGCGACAGAAAGCCTTGAAGCCAGGGAACCGAGTATGCTTCTAGGCACATCCACGTCGTGGAAAAACACATAAGGGCCCGCATATTGCTTTATCTTCAGCGCTTTTGCAAAGTATGTTTCGCGAGCGTCCATCCATTCGCGGGATCTTCTCACCATTGCTTCGGCGTCAATTATCTCGGGTTTTTTTGTAAGAAACTCAAAGGAAGATGAGATTCCGTTTTCCGAGGAGTCAGATGCAAGAGGCGAAATCACTATCTTTTTTAATTCGTCCGTTGAAGCAGGCAAAGGAGATTCCTGAACCGAACACAAAAGGTCAATCGATTCAAACCTGAATTTGTCGAGAGCTTCGAAGCCTCTTTTTACGATGGTCCTGTTTTCATCAAGCATGGGCACTCTGTCGCTTATCGTCCCGAGCGATGAAAGTATCCAAAGATAGGGGTCCTGGGAAAATTTCAATGCTAACTTCAGGGCGGTTCCGCTTCCGGACAATCCGCCGAACGGATAGAGGCTGTCTTCTCTTCGGCAATTCACTATTGTTCTTCCATCTAAAAAAGACGAAGGTATTTCATGGTGATCCGTAACTACGAGCTCGATTCCTGATTGTCTTAATATAGAGGCGGCTTCTGTGTCTTTGCTGCAACAGTCAACTGTGATGACCAGGTCGGGCTTATTCCGAAGAATCTCTCTTTTCAGTGATCCGATATTCATTCCGATACCCTCTTTTTTCCTGTCGGGTATGTATGTTGTGATGCTGGCGCCTGCGGAAGTCAGCGCTAAATGTAAAAGCGCCGCAGAACTAATTCCGTCACAATCCTGATCGCCCCACACAAGAATGTTCCCGCCTTTCCTGACCGTTCTCTCTATTGTTTCCAACGC is part of the candidate division WOR-3 bacterium genome and encodes:
- the fdhF gene encoding formate dehydrogenase subunit alpha — its product is MSAEKQILTTCIYCGCGCGFYFKVKDGRITGVVPSKNHPVNKGSLCVKGWNASEFVQHPDRLTDPLIKENGKFRKASWKEALSLTAKKFKKHYEESGPDSLAFFTSAKCSNEENYLMQKMARAVFKTNNIDHCARLUHSSTVAGLAATLGSGAMTNSIDEFEDGDVFLIIGSNTTEQHPLIGSRIINAVRNKKATLILVDPRGIQLSKHAKYHLTPKYGTDVAWINGMMNVIIRERLEDSKFIADFTEGYEELKKTVEKYTPEYVEKISGIPAIQLAEAARAFARSKKSSIIYCMGITQHTTGVDNVKSCANLAMLTGNIGKPSTGVNPLRGQNNVQGACDMGGLPNVYSGYQPVTDPKVKEKFEQAWNVKNLPDKVGVTVTAVPNLAMEGKIKALYVLGENPMVSDPNISHVQKGLEALDFLVVQDIFMTETAELADVVLPGASYAEKDGTFSNTERRVQRIRKAVDPPGQAKQDWEIICEISKTCGYDMPYKSPEEIFDEMASVTPSYHGMNYDRLGKNFGLQWPCPAIEHPGTPYLHKDGRFSRGKGLFTAIDFKQPAELPDDEYPFTLTTGRTYFHYHTRTLTKRSSTLEREVPECYVEINPEDAKQYKIRNGNTIKVTSRRGTISVKAVVTDVMKPGNIFIPFHFADQAVNKLTIDALDPVAKIPEYKVCAVKIGGGN
- a CDS encoding iron-only hydrogenase system regulator, which produces MPQTEKSCRSSKLVSRLGVVGIFIYSPDSAREVNNVLSEFSMFIKGRLGIPSVNSSPKINVIAVVFEGTTDELGSLTGKLGNLEGVETKTLLSKREL
- a CDS encoding aspartate ammonia-lyase, with product MRKEKDFLGEIELPDDYPFGIHTRRAEINFRFSDAKMREDLFRSVITVKSACAEANMKAGLLEKNKARAIISACEQLLSGNDSLAPSIHPFQGGAGTSSNMSANELIANTALKISGKEFGDYRFISPLDDVNLSQSTNDVYPTAVKISLLKSLRKLHSSIETFLASLQKKEKEFSGILKIGRTELQDAMPVSLGQEFSAWADAISRFRWRINKAIDWIREVNISGTAVGTSINADRKYSVFVIDELRKITEEPLSLSRNLVDGTQNTDQIIEVSGIIKTGAVTVKKFASDIRLLSSGPDCGFAELILPAMQAGSSIMPGKINPVIFEAAEQICLHVIACDHSVSTAASESNLELPQFLPYIAHVLLENIEMFSNCLVKISESTELLTPNRERIKRYVENSFAVATLLSPIVGHEKMAEIVSRARKEDRNIVEIIRSEKILDPEKLDKLLNPEIMASPGMPFLEE
- the hydF gene encoding [FeFe] hydrogenase H-cluster maturation GTPase HydF — its product is MKSRTIRGDRLHIGIFGKRNAGKSSLINALSGQNTAIVSEVPGTTTDPVFKSMELAPLGPVVMIDTAGIDDADDGLGKLRKDRTEKILEKTDLAVLIIDVETDNFNFENELVAGFEKENIPFIIALNKTDLNTSRETQKWLFGKAFVRIVSTEGKGIEDLKKRIIQVAPSEWERPFVSDLIHPEEMVLLVTPIDLGAPKGRLIMPQVKALRDILDSDAIPVMCKERELPATLGKLREKPSLVITDSQVFPQVAADVPDDILLTSFSILSIRQKGDLNQMVEGVQTVKNLKPGDKVLIAEACSHHPLEDDIGRIKIPRWLNAYVGGSLEISTVPGYEYPSNLKEYKLVVHCGACTLNRKEMLKRQEKAREAGVPITNYGVLISYLKSVFPRALKPFPEIYSLFTDKGSQAERNAAKIMAGLTEI
- the hydG gene encoding [FeFe] hydrogenase H-cluster radical SAM maturase HydG codes for the protein MDTAFIDHAKIFSYLQNTKEPDYKEVSEITDHAKEMKGISYEEAERLLMVANQDSRQLLLDTANYIKNEIYGKRLVLFAPLYVSNLCNNECLYCAFRKSNKEISRKTLTHDEIRKEVEALIGQGHKRVLLVSGEGLGEDALDYSVKAIETIYSIKVGDGEIRRININIAPLSVEGFKKLKAAKIGTYQLFQETYHFDTYKKMHPKGRKSDYIFHLTAMDRAMEAGIDDVGVGILFGLYDYKFEVMALLQHIKHLEEKFGVGCHTISIPRLEPATGSYIASHPPYVLSDDDFMKIIAILRITVPYTGMILSTRENAEMRRKAFSLGISQISAGSRTNPGGYTDPSSTGQFSLGDHRNLEEVITDMVDYGYVPSFCTGCYRLGRTGKDFMDLAKPGLIKLYCLPNALSTFKEYLVNYASSPLREKGDKLIESMLSDIPKEDVRTKTKNNLELISQGAQDLYL
- a CDS encoding Sua5/YciO/YrdC/YwlC family protein encodes the protein MIECNKLEAFFAVLSGETVLIPTDTVWGFAFDPENKKAYKKVLDLKKRQPDKKIPVLSPSIESAYRLFENFNPRLYGLTQKYWPGSLTVVGKASKKVPPHLLDEKGKIAVRVPKKPAPLDLIKALNFVMATSVNLSGEESPSNLFEISSMFSGEDILALDMNRRIPRRPPSTVIEPTVGKIIVMRKGEISPFVISAITGMEIRYEASDPIRVMFVCTGNTCRSPIAEAFFRKKTEKSKLQLCVKSVGIRVKKISTNYSENARKALKERHKIDFQGKPKKLNKKDVEWADLILTMDSEIQKKVEINGGAGKTKLLAEFSCEKNAVADPWGKAFEDYCKTAVEIEKHVENLVKYIEGRDYFLTPGKYR
- the purE gene encoding 5-(carboxyamino)imidazole ribonucleotide mutase, whose protein sequence is MTEVLIITGSKSDSEIADTVKETLDSFGVDSVLEVSSAHRTPEKTAELAKNAESRGFKVVITVAGYAAHLGGVVASWTILPVISVPVSSSPLRGIDSILSIVQMPGGVPVAAMSLDKAGAKNAAIFAVEILALGNNVLKEKIKKLRENFYAVDRM
- a CDS encoding RNA polymerase sigma factor RpoD/SigA translates to MKKRNNKKASLSLPSAFQEKFLPAPSLEKNLPAKISISEDTFEKYLEEIRKEKMLSPEEENEVGRKIKYGSLNEKREAVNKLVKANLRFVVSIALHYDREKKIITDLVNEGNIGLIKAANKFDSDRGIKFISYAVWWIRQHILHYIITHQRLYSIPFNRAGKLRRILKEGREFGFDAENSKYTVSELAEKLKVNSRDIEEAYEYAQKDLSLDSASSYFNDNLLGYYPSPEEFYLKKVEQQEVNKLMKELTEREQLVLRMYFGLQDYSPASFEKIGNELGVSRERVRQIKEKALQKIRQSPDSKKLQDLLGVNND
- a CDS encoding DHH family phosphoesterase, whose product is MASVEKFIEKVTSARCLSPDFLSQDIWREPDEIPSFNDALETIERTVRKGGNILVWGDQDCDGISSAALLHLALTSAGASITTYIPDRKKEGIGMNIGSLKREILRNKPDLVITVDCCSKDTEAASILRQSGIELVVTDHHEIPSSFLDGRTIVNCRREDSLYPFGGLSGSGTALKLALKFSQDPYLWILSSLGTISDRVPMLDENRTIVKRGFEALDKFRFESIDLLCSVQESPLPASTDELKKIVISPLASDSSENGISSSFEFLTKKPEIIDAEAMVRRSREWMDARETYFAKALKIKQYAGPYVFFHDVDVPRSILGSLASRLSVAEGKKVFAVGALDEEGFETVEARACSGDALTVLENNGHFFNSFGGHKKACGAKIKSEKVVGFFESLSRTPDHEKIEKRFRIDIITDKSELNDEVLLTLASFRPFGQDFPEISLEITDMLSSNPLEGKNIFLLNEKAKLREATPFDDIWMYD